DNA sequence from the Halorussus sp. MSC15.2 genome:
TCGTGGCGGTACCCCTCCCGGCCCAGCACGGGTTTGCCCTCGTAGTCCACGTCGAGCGCGTCGAGAATCTCCCGGCAGGCGGGGACGAGTTCGGGCAACTCCAGTGCGACGTCGTCGCCGCGCTCGCTTCCGAGGACCGCGACCTCCTCCAGCGGGGCGTTTCCGGCGCGTTCGCCGACGCCGCCGACCGTGGCGTCCACGCTGTCGGCACCGGCGTCCACCCCGGCCACGGCGTTGGCCGTCGCCACGCCCATGTCGTCGTGGGTGTGAATCGTCACCGCGAGGTCGCCGCCGACCTCGTCGGCGACCGCGGCGACCGTCTCCCGGACCGCTTCCGGGTCGCCCGCACCCGTCGTGTCCGCGAGCGTGACGTGGCGGCCGCCCGCGTCGCGGACCACTCGCGCCCCCGCTCGGAGGTGGTCGTTGTCCGCCCGTACGGCGTCCATCAGCGTCGCACCGGCCGCGACGCCGCCCTCGACCGCTCGCTCGACGTTCTCCCGCAGGAGGTCCAGCGACTCCTCGCGGGTCTTCCCCAGCGCGTGTTCGAGTTGGACGTCAGAACTGTTGACGATGACTTCGATTTCGTCTGGTTCGACGTCGAGGGCGGCATCTACGTCGGCCGGAACGGCCCGAGCGAGCGCGGCCGTCCGCAGGCCGAGCGACTCCGCGTGGCGGTACAGTTCCTCGCGCGGCGCGGCCCGGGGAAACGACACTTCCACCCGGCCGACGTTCACGCGCGCCAGTCCGTCGAGGACGCGCTTGCCGACGTCGTCGGTGATTTCGAGGCCCGGCACCTGCGACCCCTCCCGGAGCGTGAGGTCCTTGAACGAGATAGTCATACGGTATCAATCACCAACATCCCGGTTAGGACTTTTCCAAGCGGCAACGGGTACCTCCGGTCAGGGCGGTTCGGTTCCGACGCACCGACACAGCGATTCCTCTCGGTCGGCGTCGAACCGCTAGGTCGGGAGTTCGCCGGACCGCGTCTCCTCGAACTCGTGTACGCTTACGAGCAGGCGACGGGACGTCGGCGGTCTCCGAAACGATTCGCCGGGAGTGCGTGACCGTCGTCCGAACGTCCGGACGAGCGAAAGGAACAGCACTTTCCGGACCTCTCACTATTCAGTACGTATGTCAGACGTGTCTGCACACCACTTCGGCGTGACGGTGACCGACCTCGACCGGGCGGTCGAGTTCTACCGCGAGGTACTCGGTCTCGACGTGCTCGACCGATTCACCGTCTCGGGCGAGGCGTTCTCGGAGGCCGTCGGCGTCGAGAGCGCGACCGGTAACTTCGCACATCTCGACGCAGAGTCGGCCCGGGTCGAACTCGTCGAGTACGAACCGGAGGAGGACACGGACCGTGACGCCGAGCGCGTCAACCGACCGGGCGCGAAGCATCTCGGTCTCTCCGTCGAGAATCTGGACCGCTTCTACGAGCAACTGCCGACGGACGTCGAGACCCTCAGCGAACCCCGGACGACCGAGAGCGGGACGCGAATCCTGTTCCTCCGCGACCCGGAGGACAACCTCGTCGAACTCGTCGAGTCGTAATTGCGTCACGACGGGCGATTCGCTTCGGCGTTTTGCATCGCGTGTCAGTTGACAGTACAGTTCCGACACCTTCATTATCCGGTGTCGTTCTGTTCCGAACGATGCAACACGTAGCTTCAGAGGACGCGGCCGAACCGCTGCTCGTTACGCTCGCGGGTGACGACTGTCGCTGGTGCGCGTCCGGAACGCTCGCACGCGAGCAGTTCAAGGGTGACGATGCGGTCGTCTGCGAAGACTGCGGGACGCCCGCGGCCCGCGTCTGGTGAGTTCGTCGTCGCGTTCTCTCGGCATCCGCTACCTTCAGAACAGCGCTTCCAGTTCGTCGCCGTCGTCCCTGACCAGACTCTCCAGATTCTCCTCGCTCTCTTCCCGTATGTCTTCGAGGTTGTCCTGCGTCTCGACCGCGACGCCCTGTAGGTCCTTGATTCGCGGGACGTCGGTGACGCCCGACAGCAGCGTCACCGCCGCGACGTGGTCGGTCCCCTGCATCGGGTAGTCGCCGCCCCGGACCTCCATGCTCGCGGTCTCGTTCTCCAGCCACTTCCGGCCGCGCTCTATCCCCTTCCGGTTGAGGTAGTCCTGCGGTCCCCCGACGACGACCAGCGACCGGTCGGTGCTTCGGACCTCGCACGGGAGGGTAAGCCGCCCGAGGGCGGCCTTCCGGACGAGGCTGGTGATGCGATTAGTTGTCTCGGTCGCGTCGAGTTGCTCGTCGGTGAACCGGCCGAGCAGACCGCCGCTCGCTGTCTCGACCTGTTCGGTGGCGTAGCCGATGGTCGAGACGCCGCCACAGGAGAGCGTGTTGATTATCTCGCTGGAGTCCACGACGCTCTCGCCGACGTCTTGGCCCGCCTGCACCTCCCCGGCCGAGAAGAGCATGCCGAACCGCCGGACTATCTCCTCGTTGATGCGGTCGTAGCCGCCCCGGACCGACTCGCCGGTCTCGCGCCACGCGTCGTTGTCGAAGACGAGGAGGTTGTCCACCTCGTCCACGAAGGTCTTGAACGACCGCGCGGCGTTCAGGGTGTAGATGCCGCCCTCGTCCTCGGCGGGCAGGACGCCCAGTCCGTAGACGGGTTCGGTGTAGATGCGCTTGAGGTGGCTGGCGAGGACCGGCGCGCCGCCCGACCCCGTCCCGCCGCCCATGCCCGCGACCACGAGGAACGCGTCGATTTCGTGGACCGGAACTTGGTCGATAGCCCCCTGAATCTCGTCCATGTCCTCTTCGGCGATGTCCGCGCCGAGTTCGTTGTCCGCGCCCACGCCGTGGCCCTTCACGCGGGCCTGCCCGATGAGGACGCGATTACGCTCGGGGACGTGGTCGAGTCCCGCGAGGTCCGCCTTCGCGGTGTTGACTGCGATGGCCGACCGGACGACGTCGCTTCCCGTCTCCCGGTCGTACTCCACGAACTTGTCCACGATTTTACCGCCAGCCTGCCCGAATCCAATCATTGCGAGCTTCATAGTTTGGTGCCTCCCTAACGCCGATTTCCGCGAGTTACCCGGCGACTGACCGCGAGTTGTGCCGGGCTTATCGGCTGTATCACCACACCACACCGGTTCTACCCATAGTTATACGGCGTCACACGGGAGTTCAGGCGGTGCCATACGACCGCGGAACGGAGTTCGGTCGCGGTCGCTCGGTCGTCAGTTCGCTCCTCGGACCGCCCTGCGAGACCGACGACCGGCCGCCCGTCACAGATGCCGGAATCGTCGTCCCGCGTCGGAGTTCCTCCGACTCCCCGCGTTCGTAAGCACCGCCTGAAACGCCTGTTCTCGGTCGTTCCGTCGCCGCCCGCGGACTGAATCCCGGCGACCTGTGCAGACTCGGCCGACGCTCCGCCGACCGATAGCTTCGACGGGCGTATTATCCCCGGCCGCCAACCGACGCGCATGCGCCAGTTCATCGTCCTCGGTCACGACGCCCCGACGACGCCCGACTTCTCGCTCGACGACCTCGCCGGCGGCGCTGGCCGCCTCGACGTGCTGTGTCGGTGCGTCAACTCCGCGTTCTTCCTCTCCCACGCGATTCGTGAGGACGTGCGGGTTCACCTCGTGTTGCAGGACGAGGTGACGGTTCACTTCGAGGGGAGCGAACTCCGGCGACTCAACCCCGACGAGCGGAGTACGGCGGCCCTGATTCGGGGCGCGTTAGAGGAGAAAGACGAGGCTATCGGCCACATCGCGGCCGAGAGTTCACCGGGCGTCTCCGTCTCGAAGCGCGGGTTCGAGTCGGTGCTGGAGGAGGCCGCGAGCGAGGGAACCGTCGTCCAACTCCACGAGGACGGCGACCCCGTGGTGGACGTGGAACCGCCCGAGGACCCCGTCTTCGTCCTCTCGGACCACAACGACTTCCGCGACGAGGCGGCGTCGCTGCTCGCCGACGCCGCCGACCGGCGCGTGCGCCTCGGCCCGGAACTGCTCCACGCCGACCACGCGATTACCGTGGCCCACAACTATCTCGACACCGACGGGTTCGCGTCGTACTGAGGGTGACTCAGCAGAACACGCGCGGGTGGAGACTCGGCTCTGGATTCACTCCGTGTAGAAAACCACCCGGCGCGCTGGCGCGGCGGCTCGTTCGCCGCGCCAGTGCGCGAGGGATGAGGACCGCAGGCCCGTGGCCGAGGACCGCAATCGGTTGGGGAGGACGTGGCCCGCGGTGGCGGTCACTCCTCGGAGTCGGCAATAGCTAGCTCCTTCTGGGCCAAACCTCCAGATAGAGCGCATTCTCGACTGATGATACAGCGCACTCCTCGACCGAGAGTAGCCCGAAGCTAACTTTCGGCTTGAGCCTCGGAGTCTACCGCCTCCGCCCCGCACCCTCGTCCTCCCCACCCACTCTCACGTCTCGAACGACACCCTCACGGTCCGCCCGACCTACTCTCCGACCATGCGAGTCAGCGTCATCGGCGGCGGCACGGTCACCGACGCGGAAGCCGAGACCGCCGAGGAGGTCGGTCGGCGTCTCGCCGAGCGCGGACACACCGTCGTCTGCGGCGGTCTCGGCGGCGTCATGGAGGCGGCGTGTCGCGGCGCGAGCGAGGCCGAGGGGCGGACCATCGGCATCCTCCCCGGCGAGGACCGGGCCGCCGCGAACCCCCACGTGGACACCGCCATCGCCACCGGGCTGGGCCACGCCCGCAACGCGCTCGTGGTGATGAACGGCGACGCGGTAATCGCAATCGACGGGGGCGTCGGCACGCTCTCGGAACTCGGGTTCGCGGGCGTGTTCGACCGGCCGACC
Encoded proteins:
- a CDS encoding LeuA family protein, which produces MTISFKDLTLREGSQVPGLEITDDVGKRVLDGLARVNVGRVEVSFPRAAPREELYRHAESLGLRTAALARAVPADVDAALDVEPDEIEVIVNSSDVQLEHALGKTREESLDLLRENVERAVEGGVAAGATLMDAVRADNDHLRAGARVVRDAGGRHVTLADTTGAGDPEAVRETVAAVADEVGGDLAVTIHTHDDMGVATANAVAGVDAGADSVDATVGGVGERAGNAPLEEVAVLGSERGDDVALELPELVPACREILDALDVDYEGKPVLGREGYRHESGLHTAAMLREPSTYEPFDPERYGAERELLFGRGTGSGGVRALLDATGLEATDEQVAVGQEALRDAAAERGEPLSREAAAEVVAEAVES
- a CDS encoding VOC family protein; this translates as MSDVSAHHFGVTVTDLDRAVEFYREVLGLDVLDRFTVSGEAFSEAVGVESATGNFAHLDAESARVELVEYEPEEDTDRDAERVNRPGAKHLGLSVENLDRFYEQLPTDVETLSEPRTTESGTRILFLRDPEDNLVELVES
- a CDS encoding HVO_A0556 family zinc finger protein — protein: MQHVASEDAAEPLLVTLAGDDCRWCASGTLAREQFKGDDAVVCEDCGTPAARVW
- a CDS encoding tubulin/FtsZ family protein, producing MKLAMIGFGQAGGKIVDKFVEYDRETGSDVVRSAIAVNTAKADLAGLDHVPERNRVLIGQARVKGHGVGADNELGADIAEEDMDEIQGAIDQVPVHEIDAFLVVAGMGGGTGSGGAPVLASHLKRIYTEPVYGLGVLPAEDEGGIYTLNAARSFKTFVDEVDNLLVFDNDAWRETGESVRGGYDRINEEIVRRFGMLFSAGEVQAGQDVGESVVDSSEIINTLSCGGVSTIGYATEQVETASGGLLGRFTDEQLDATETTNRITSLVRKAALGRLTLPCEVRSTDRSLVVVGGPQDYLNRKGIERGRKWLENETASMEVRGGDYPMQGTDHVAAVTLLSGVTDVPRIKDLQGVAVETQDNLEDIREESEENLESLVRDDGDELEALF
- the trmY gene encoding tRNA (pseudouridine(54)-N(1))-methyltransferase TrmY, yielding MRQFIVLGHDAPTTPDFSLDDLAGGAGRLDVLCRCVNSAFFLSHAIREDVRVHLVLQDEVTVHFEGSELRRLNPDERSTAALIRGALEEKDEAIGHIAAESSPGVSVSKRGFESVLEEAASEGTVVQLHEDGDPVVDVEPPEDPVFVLSDHNDFRDEAASLLADAADRRVRLGPELLHADHAITVAHNYLDTDGFASY
- a CDS encoding TIGR00725 family protein, whose translation is MRVSVIGGGTVTDAEAETAEEVGRRLAERGHTVVCGGLGGVMEAACRGASEAEGRTIGILPGEDRAAANPHVDTAIATGLGHARNALVVMNGDAVIAIDGGVGTLSELGFAGVFDRPTAGLGTHDAPGVEAVSSPAEAVAFVESEDDGGTDREA